GTGTGCCCATCTTCCAGCCAGGCGGCCAGGTCGAATGCCTTGAACGACGATCCGGTCTGGAAGCCGTTCGACCCGCCCTGGTCGTAGTCGGTGGTGTAGTTGATCGAGGTCGAACCCGGCGGAGCGCTGGCCGTGTCGTTGTACGACTTGTTCTCGACCATGTTGACCACACGGCCTGTGCCGACCTCCATCGCCACGTTCGCCGAGCCGAGATCGAGGTTTGGATCGGTCGACGGTATGTAGGCGTTGATCGCGTTTTGCGCCGCATTCTGCAGGTCGAGGTTCAGCGTGGTGTAGACCTTGAGCCCACCCAGGTTGAAGAAGTTGGTGCGGTCCTGCGGCGTCGCCCCGAACGCTGGATCGGACTGCATGATGCCCTCGACGTAATTGCAGAAGAAGCCGGCGTCATATGCCTGTGCGCTCATACATCCGGAATCAACCGGGTGGATGCTCGGGGTGATTTTCGTTTTCACCGCCGCGTCATAGTCCGCTTGAGTGATCTTGTGGTTCACGAGCATCCGCTGCAGCACGTAATCACGGCGGTCTTTCGCTGCTGCGAAACCGTTCGCGGCGGTGTTATCCAGGCTGCTCTTGGACGGCTTGATCGAGCCGCCGTCGATGCGCAAATAGTTCGGGTTGTTCAGAATCGCCGTGAGGGTTGCCGCTTGCGGCAGGTTGAGGTCCGCTGCGGACACGCCGAAGTAGTACTCGGCCGCTGCCTGCACGCCGTATACGGTGCCGCCGAACCCGGCGATGTTCAAGTAGCTGAGCAGAATCTGGTCTTTGCTGTACTGCTTGTCGAGGCCGATCGCGTAACGCATTTCTTGAACCTTGCGCTTGATCGTCGTGCCTGCGGCCTCGGTGTAGCAGGCGTCCTGCGCGGCCTGCTGTTTCTTGAGAACCGCGGCGGACGCATCCGCATTGAGAGGCATCGCATCGCATACCTGCACGAGCACATTCTTCACGTACTGCTGCGTGATGGATGATCCGCCCTGCACGCTGCCGCCGCTCGCGTTGGACAGTGCGGCGCGGATCGTGCCGACGAGGTCGATGCCGCCCTCGCTGTAGAACCGTGGATCCTCGGTCGCGACCGTGGAGTCTTTCACATACTGCGAGACGGCGTTCCACGCCACACCGACGCGGTTCTGCGCATAGAACGTCGCGATCGGCACCTCTTTGCCGCCCTGCGTCGCATAGAAGGTCGTGGTCTGCGGCAGGGGACCGATCTTCAGATATTCGGGGATGCCGTCGAAAGCAGAGACGGTTCCTCCCGCGGCCATGCTGGCGACGGCAATTGCGGGGGTCACT
The Rathayibacter sp. SW19 DNA segment above includes these coding regions:
- a CDS encoding transglycosylase domain-containing protein produces the protein MSDSRKRPRLGAALGGLIGFVAVSAVAAVLVVAGVTPAIAVASMAAGGTVSAFDGIPEYLKIGPLPQTTTFYATQGGKEVPIATFYAQNRVGVAWNAVSQYVKDSTVATEDPRFYSEGGIDLVGTIRAALSNASGGSVQGGSSITQQYVKNVLVQVCDAMPLNADASAAVLKKQQAAQDACYTEAAGTTIKRKVQEMRYAIGLDKQYSKDQILLSYLNIAGFGGTVYGVQAAAEYYFGVSAADLNLPQAATLTAILNNPNYLRIDGGSIKPSKSSLDNTAANGFAAAKDRRDYVLQRMLVNHKITQADYDAAVKTKITPSIHPVDSGCMSAQAYDAGFFCNYVEGIMQSDPAFGATPQDRTNFFNLGGLKVYTTLNLDLQNAAQNAINAYIPSTDPNLDLGSANVAMEVGTGRVVNMVENKSYNDTASAPPGSTSINYTTDYDQGGSNGFQTGSSFKAFDLAAWLEDGHTIYETVNAPSSGHVFQGSQFPGTCTGGFYGPWPVDNDEGEAGGNMSVLSATENSVNTAFAQMGTKTNVCDISSAAQGLLVHSASPATNPWFIGPSMILGTNYISPMTMATAYAGIANGGVVCTPIAIDKVINADGTPHAVPKTKCTQGLPANIAAGVEWTLQHVMTAGTATSANPRDGIPIMGKTGTTDNSQENWLVTSTTKVATATWVGNVSGNVALRSQYFNGVGGGDVKFHIARPILAALNAAYGGGPLAVPPSNLLAAPYVPPKQTTAPVAPAPAQGNNGNGGNPGNPGKGGKGGG